CCTGACGCGGTCGGGAGCCGCGGGGTGCCCGCCCCCGAAGGCGTTGCGGCTTGACCCCGGGCGAAGGGCTGGCGCCGGACCCGTGGGGTGGCGGCGCGGTGCGCTCCGCGCCGTCTGGGGGCCCCGCCCGCCGCGTCATCCGGCGACTCGCCCGTCCGCGCATGAATCATCGCACTAATAGCATGGGCGGCCGTCCGGACTCAACCCGGGGGCCTATCCGGCCGTCGGCGCTGACAGGAGCCAGAGGCCGAGCATGGTTCCATGGATTCAGGACGACCCAGAGGTTGCCCAGCGCCGCATGCAGAAAGGTCAAACCTATCCACCAGACTGTCCAGACGAAGAGCGGGAGCGGGTTCTCCAGCGGGTCGCGGCTTCCCACGCGCCCCGCCGCGAGCAGCGCGATGACGACTCCGAGCGACAGGAGGCTCGCCGCGGCGGCGAGCGCACCGCCGCCGGGGAGGCGCCTGACCCCGACACGGATCCCGGTGGCCTCCAGGCGCGCGAAGAGCCGGGCGGGCACCAGCGCCACGAGCACGAAGGAGGCCACGACGACGAGGGCGCCGCCGACCACGTAGAGACGAGTCGGCAGCAGGAGGATCAGGGCCCCGGCGCCCACATGCGCGCCCGCGGCAATGGGCACCGCCGCGACGGCCATCCCAGCCACCGCGGGGTCAGGTCTTGCATTACGACATCGGAGCGGTTCCGGTGCTGCATGGCGAGAAGCGTCAGGCCCCTGGACATCGAGCTCCGCCGGGAGCCCAGCTGTGCCGGAGCCGGGGCGACGTGTTGGATTTCAAGACCTGACCCCAAGGCCCTTGTAGAGGTAGGTGAAGGGGCGCGGGCCCCGATTGTATCCCCGCTCGATCTCGGTGATGCGGAATCCGCCCGAGGCGATCAGGGTGTCCATGGGGCGGTTGAGATGGCATCCGCCTGCCAGTCGCTGCCAGACGGGGTCGAGGCGGTTCTGCCAGGCCAGCACTCCCGGGTCGGGCGACCGCCCGTGCTCGATGAAGATGAAGTGCCCCCCGGGCCTGAGGACCCGCCTCAGCTCCGCCAGCACCCGCGCGGGATCCGGGACCGAGCACAGCGTCCAGGTGCTCACTGCCGTGTCCACGCTCCCATCCGGGAGCGGGATGGCCTCCGCGGAGCCAGTGATGAGGTCCACGGGGAAGCGGACGTGCCGCAGTCTCCGGCGCGCCATCCGCGCGAGCTCCGGCGAGGGGTCGAGGCCGTAGAGCCGCGCGACGGCAGGCCCGTAGAGGGCGAAGTTGAGCCCGGAGCCCACGCCCACCTCGAGCACGGTGCCTTCGGCGCCGGGCACGAGCTTCTCGCGCTCCGCCATGACGTCTCGGCTTCGCATCGCGAGGTCGATGAGCCGGGGCAGCACGTGGCGCGCGTAGAGACCCACGGGCCCATGATACCCGCGCCCGGCCCTCGTGCTAGCATGAGTCTCCATGACGACACTATTCAGGCGACAGGGAGAGACCCAGCCGTGAGTACTCCACGCATCAACGTCGGCGTGCTTCTTCCGACTCGGGAGGCCGTCATGTCGGGGCGCCCGGAGGCCGCCCCGCTCCTCGAGATGGCCGAGCGGGCCGAGGCCGCCGGCTACGACTCCGTGTGGGTGGGCGACTCGCTCCTGGCGCGGCCGCGCTTCGAGCCGCTGACGCTCCTCGCAGCCACGGCAGCCCGCACGCGTCGCGTGACGCTCGGCACGGCCGTGCTCCTGCCCGCGCTGCGCCACCCGCTGCTGCTCGCCCATGCCGTCGCCTCGGTGGATCGCATCGCCGAGGGCCGGCTCGTTCTGGGCGTCGGCATCGCGCCGGACACCCCCGGGGTCCGCAAGGAGTTCGAGGCGGCGGGCGTACCGTTCAGGGAGCGCGTGGGACGGCTGGTCGAGACCATGGCGCTCTGCCGCCGGCTCTGGGCGCCGGAGGCCGCGGGGGGACCCGTGTCCTTCGAGGGCCGTTACTGGAAGCTCGCCGGCGCGCAGATCCTGCCGGCGCCCGCGCGGGCCGGCGGGCCCCCGATCTGGATGGGCGGCGAGGTGGAGGGGGCGCTGCGCCGGGCCGGACGTAGCGCCGACGGCTGGTTCCCCAACAGCCGCGCGCCACAAGTGTACCGCGACGGCTGGGCCACGGTCCTGCGCGAGGCCGGCCAGAGCGGCCGGCCTGCCTCCGCCATCGCGTCCGCGCTGTACACCACCATCAACATCGGGCCCGACACGAAGGCGGCCGAGGCCGAGATGCGCAGCTTCATCGAGGGCTATTACGGCGCGCCCTACGAGGTCATCGCGGCGCGCTGGGGCCACTACGCCGGCAGCCCCGAGGGCTGCCTCGAGTGGCTGGGCGCGTTCAGAGAGGCTGGCGCACGCCACATCGTGCTGCGCTTCGCGAGCGCCGACCAGGCCGCCCAGATGGAGCGCGCGACCCGGTTCCTGCTGCCCCGGCTCAGGGGATGAAGGTCCTCGGCATCATCCCGGCCCGCCTCCACTCGACCCGGCTGCCGCGCAAGGTGCTGCGCGAGATCGCCGGGCTACCCATGGTCGTCCAGGTCCATCGGAGCGCGCGGCGCTCGTCGCTGCTCTCGGACCTGCTCGTGGCGACGGACTCGGAGGAGGTGGCGGACGCGTGCCGGGCTCACGGCGTCCCGGCCGTCATGACCTCGCCCGATCACCCCTCGGGCACCGACCGGCTCTGGGAGGTGTCGCGCGCCCGGGCGGCGGAGGTCTATGTCAACATCCAGGGCGACGAGCCGCTGGTCACGCCCGGACACATCGAGCGGCTGGTCACCCCCTTCCTCGACGACCCCGACGTCCAGGTCACGACGCTCAAGATCCGCGCCACTCCCGAGGAGGTCGCGAGCCGCACGGCCAACAAGGTCGTGACGAGCGCCCGGGGCGACGCTCTCTACTTCTCGCGGCTGCCCATCCCCTGCGACCGGGAGGGCCGGGGCGGCGTCACGTACTGGAAGCACGTGGGGCTCTACGCCTACCGGCGCGCCGCGCTCGAGACCTTCCACGCGCTGCCGCCCTCGTCCCTCGAGCAGGCCGAGAAGCTCGAGCAGCTGCGTCTCCTCGAGCACGGGATCCCGATCCGCGTGGTGGAGACCGACGAGGAGACGATCGGCGTGGACACCGAGGAGGACCTTCGCGCCGCCGAGGCCCGGCTGGCGGCCCGCGTCCGGTGACCAATCGCTGGGCGATCCTGGCGCTCATCACGGGCGCGCAGACCATGGCCAATGTCGGCCCCCTCGGCATCCCCGCGATCGCGCCGCTGATCCGCGACAGCCTGGGGCTCAGCATGACGCAGGCGGGCTCCTTCCTCTCGGCCTACTATGTCGGCGCGGCGCTCATGTCGCTGCCCGCCGGCTGGATGGGGGACCGCTGGGGCGTGCTCTTCACCATGGCCGGGGGACAGGCCCTGATCGCGCTGGGGCTCTTCGCCGTCTCCGGGTCCGGTTCCTTCCCCGTCCTCATCGCCCTCATGATCCTGGCCGGCGCCGGCTACGGCATGCTCAACCCCACCACCGCCAAGGCCGTCATGTCGTGGTTCCCGCGCCGGCAGCGCGCCACCGTGGTGGGGCTCAAGCAGGTCGGGCTGCCGTTCGGCGGCGCGGTGGGCGCCCTCCTGATGCCGCCGCTGGCGCTCGGCCTGGGCTGGCGGCCGGCCGTGGCGCTGTCGGCCTCGCTGGTCGCGCTCCTGGCGGGGCTCACGTGGCTCGGCTACCGGGACCCACCGAGGAGCGAGCTGGAGGCCCCCGTCCGTCAGGAGGGCTCGCTGCGCGCCGTCCTCCGGAACCGCGATCTCTGGCTGGTCGCCACCGCCACCCTCGTCTTCGCGGGCATGCAGACGGTGTGGATGGCCTTCCTCGTGCTCTACCTCCAGGAGAAGGTGCGCGTGCCGCTGGTGACGGCGGCGCGCTACCTCGTGATGGCGCAGGTGACCGGCATGGCGGGGCGCGTGGCCTTCGGCCTGCTCTCCGACCGGCTCCTCGGCGGCCGCCGCCGCATCGTGCTCGTCATCGCGGGGATCGGCTCCACTGTCTGCTCCTTCGTCATGGCGACGACAGGCCCGGACACCGGCGGGTGGCTGCTGGCGCCCCTGGCCCTCTGTTTCGGCTTCTTCGGCATCGGCTGGAACGGCGTGCAGCACACCCTCATGGCGGAGCTGGCCGGCCCCCGCGCGGCCGGCACGGCCGTGGGGCTCGGGCTGGCCATCTCCTCCCTCGGCGTCTCGGTGTGGCCGCCGCTCTTCGGTCTCCTCGTCGAGCGCGTCGGCGACTTCACCGTGCCGTGGACCGCGCTCGGGCTCAGCATGGCCTTCGCCCTCTGCTTGCTCGTTCCCGTGCGGGAGGGGAGAATGGGCCTCGCATGATGCCTGCCTCGTCCTACCGCTGGGTGATCCTCGGCGCCGCCTTCCTCATCATCGCCATGTCCATCGGCACGCTGTTCACGCTGGCAGTGTTCCTCGAGCCGATGGAGAGGAGCCTCGGCTGGAGCCGGGCGAGCATCGGCGCCATCGGCTTCTTCAACTGGATCGTGATGGGCGCCGGCGGCTTCGTCGCGGGCTACTTCTCCGACCGCTTCGGCACCCGCATCGTCGTGCTCATCGGCAGCGGGCTCCTGGGGGCGGGGCTCCTGCTCTCGAGCCAGGTCTCGGCCGTGTGGCAGTTCTACCTGACCTTCGGGCTCATGGTGGGGGGCGGCGTGAGCGCCTTCTACGTGCCGCTCACCGTCACCGCCGTGAAGTGGTTCGGCGGGAGCCGCGGGATGGCGGCCGCCGTGGTCTCGGCGGGCAACGGCCTCGGCATCCTCGCGCTGTCGCCGCTCTCGCGCTGGCTCATCAACGAGTTCGAGTGGCGCACCGCCTTCGTCGTCCTCGGCGACCTCGCCTGGCTCATCGTCATTCCCGCCGCCCTCCTCCTCCGCACCCCCCCCACCCCCGCCGAGGACGACCGCGGCTGGGGGAGTGCGGGGGCCATGTCTGGGCCCCCGCAGATGGTAGAGAGTCAGGCCCGACACCTCGTGCCAAGTGAAGGCATGGCGGGGGCCATGTCTGGGCCCCCGCAGATGGTAGAGAGTCAGGCCCGACACCTCGTGCGAGGTGAAGGCATGGCGGGGACCATGTCCGGGCGGAACCTCGCTGTCACGCCCGGCATGGCCGCGCTGGGGGTCTGGCGCTCGTGGCCCTTCTGGGCCATCGCCCTCACCCACTTCGCCTGCTGCGCGGCCCACTCGGGCCCCCTCTTCCACATGGTCTCCCACGCGATCGACCTGGGGATCGGCAAGATGGCTGCCGCCGGCATCCTCGGGGCCTCCGGCTTCTCCTCCATCTTCGGCCGCATCGGCACCGGCATGGTGGCCGACCGGGTCGGCGCCAAGCCCACGCTCCTGGCCGCGCTGGCGCTGCAGGCCGTGATGATCTCGTCGTTCCTGCTGACTTCCGACCTCGGCGCGATGTATGGGCTGGCGCTGGTCTTCGGCGTGGCCTATGGCGGGGCCATGCCGCTCTACGCGCTGGTCACGCGCGAGTACTTCGGCGAGCGCGTCATGGGCACGGCCTACGGCGCCGTGTTCTTCATCTCCTGCATCGGGATGGGGATCGGCTCCTATGCGGGCGGCGCCATCCACGACGCGCTCGGGTCGTACACCTGGCTCTTCCTCGGCTCCTTCGCCATCGGGAGCATGGCCGTGGCGCTGGGCGTGACGCTGCGCCCGCCGGCGAGGCAGCCGGCCGGCGCCATGGTCGCCGTTGACACGCACTAGGTTCTTTGCTACAGAATCGGCACGCGCTACCCAGCCGGCCGATCACCCCTCGAGCCTGGTGACGTCCCTCACGAGGCGCAATCCTCGCGGACGGAGGCTGCCCGCCGCGGGGATCGGTCAGGCGGGACGCGGCCGGGCGGAACGCTCGCCACCTCACGACGGTTCACTCAGCCAAGGAGGACCAGCGCCATGGAGACATCCAGGCCGGAGGACAAGAGCTCGAGCCAGCCGCAGATGGCCCGCCGGACCTTCATCAGGACCGCCGGGGTGGCGGCCGCCGCCGCGGTCGGCATCGAGGGGATCCTGGCGGCGCGGCGGGCGCCCGCCTTCGCCCAGGGGACGAAGCTGCACATCGTCCGCTGGAACGACTTCATCCCCGAGGCGGACGTGTGGCTCAAGAAGGAAGGGATGCCCGCGGCCTCCAAGGCCCTGGGCGCCGAGGTGACGATCGAGACCATCGGCTTCAACGACCTCCAGCCGCGCATCACGGCGGCCGTGCAGTCGGGGTCGGGGGCCGACATCTTCATGCTCTACTACAACTGGCCGCACCTCTACGCCAATGCGCTGGTGGACGTCAGCGACGTGGCCGGCGAGGTGGCCAAGGCCCAGGGCGGCTTCTACGGCGTGTTCGAGCCGTCCATGAGGGTCGGGGGCAAGTGGCTCGGCATGCCCCACTCCATCGTGGGCAACACCATCGCCTACCGGAAGTCCTGGTTCAAGGAGGTCGGGTTCAGCGAGTTCCCCAAGACCTGGGAGGAGCTGCGCAAGGCCGCGGCCGCGCTCAAGAAGAAGGGCAAGCCGTATGGCCAGACGCTCGGCCACACCTTCGGGGATGCCCCCACCTGGGCCTATCCGCTCATGTGGTCGTTCGGCGGGGCCGAGACGGACAAGAGCGGCAAGAAGGTGGCGGTGAACTCCAAGGGCACGCTCGACTCGGTCAAGTACATGACGGCGCTGTGGAAGGAGGGCTGCGACGAGGGGGGGCTGGCCTGGGACGACTCCAACAACAACCGGGCCTTCCACGCGGGCGAGATCTGCGCCAGCCTCAATGGCGCCTCCATCTACATCGTGGCCAAGCGGCAGAAGGACAAGCTCAAGGACGAGAAGGGGGAGCCGCTCTATCTCGACATCGACCACGGCCTCTTCCCGCTGGCCGGGGGGGCGGGGCAGTTCCCGCTCTACTTCTCCAACGGCCACGGCATCATGAAGTACTCGAAGAACCAGAAGCTCGCCAAGGACCTCCTGCGCTGGATCCACAAGAAGGAGAACTTCGAGAAGTGGTTCGAGGTCTGCGAGGGGTACAGCGTGGCCCCCACCACCGACTGGGAGAAGCACGCCATGTGGGGGAAGATCGACAAGCCGCTGCAGATGTTCCGGACGGCCGCCCGCAACACGCGGATCTTCGGCTACGCCGGGCCCGCCACGGCCAAGTCCACCGAGGTGTACTCGAAGTACATCATCGTGGACATGTACGCCAACGCCGCCTCCGGGAAGATGAAGCCGGAGCAGGCCGTCAAGTGGGCCGAGACCGAGCTCAAGAAGATCTACGAGGCCTGACGCCGGAGGCGTAGGCCGGGACCCACGTGAAGCGGCCGATCGCGGGGGGCGCCGCCGGAGTCGAGGTGGCGCTCCCCCACCCGCGGGCGGCCGGGCCGGGCCCGATGGCCCGTCTCCTCGAGAGCGAGCGGCTCCTCGCCACCCTCCTGCTGACGCCGACCGTCCTCCTCCTCGGCGTCTTCATCGCCTACCCCAGCGTCGGCAACGCCGGCCAGTTCGTCGGCCTCAAGAACTTCGCCAAGGCGTGGGACGACTCGATCTTCCAGACCGCGTTCGCGAACACGTTCTTCTACACGTTCTGGGCCACCATCTTCAAGCTGGCCCTGGGGATGTGGGTGGCGCTGCTCCTCAACCGCGTCTTCCGGGGCATGCGCCTCGTGCGGGCCGCCATGCTGCTCCCCTTCATCATCCCCACGGTGCTCAGCACCTTCGCCTGGCGCTGGATGTTCGACCCGAGCTTCAGCGTGCTCAACTGGACGCTCTACAAGAGCGGCCTCATCGTGACCAAGCTTCCCTTCCTCTCTGACGGGACGTGGGCCCTCTGGTGCGCCATCGTGATCAACACCTGGCGCGGCATGCCCTTCTTCGCCATCACGCTCCTGGCCGGGCTGCAGACCATCAACCCCGACCTCCACGAGGCCGCCGCCCTCGACGGCGCCAATGGCTGGAAGCGCTTCTGGCACGTCACCTGGCCGCTGCTCAAGCCCGTCACCATCGTCGTGGTGGTGTTCTCCATCATCCAGACCTTCGCCGACTTCCAGCTGATCTACGTGCTCACCGGCGGCGGGCCGGCCAACTCCACCCACCTCCTGGCCACCTACGCCTATCAGCTCGGCGTGGCGACGGGGCTCCTGGGGGAGGGGGCGGCGGTGTCGCTCTTCATGTTCCCGGTCCTCTTCGCCGTGGTGTGCGTCCAGCTCTGGTACGTGCGCCGCATGGAGGGCGCCTAGTGCCCACCGGGGGCTGGACGAACGCGCACGGGGGCCCTGCGGCACGCCAGCCGGTGGGGGGGTCTGGGGGAGGAGCGGCGGCCATCGCTCCCCCCCAGGAGGGATAAATGGTCATCGAGCGGCGCTGGAAGCGGTGGGTGTTCTTCCGCATCCCGCTGGCGGCCTTCGTCGTGGGCACGCTCTTCCCCTTCTACTGGATGCTCGTCACCGCGATCCGCCCGGACCACGAGCTCTACCGGTCGTGGCGGGCGGTCAACAACGCCCCGTTCTGGACGCTCCAGCCCACCCTGGCCCATGTCCAGGACCTCCTGGCGCGGACCACGTTCCTGCACTGGCTCTGGAATACCTTCTTCATCGCCTGCGCCTCCACGGGCATCTCGCTCTTCTGCGGGCTCCTGGCGGGCTACGCCCTGGCCCGGCTCCGCTTCCCCATGGCCGGGCCACTCGGCACCGGGATCTTCGTGACCTACCTGGTGCCGCCGACCCTCCTCTTCATCCCGCTGGCGGACATCATCCGCAACTTCCAGCTCGGCAACACGCCGTGGGCCCTCATCCTCACCTACCCGACCTTCCTCATCCCCTTCTGCACCTGGCTCCTCATGGGGTACTTCAAGACCATCCCGAGGGAGCTCGAGGAGTGCGCGCGGATCGACGGGGCCACGCGCTTCGGGGCGATGGTCCGCATCGTCTTTCCCAT
This region of Candidatus Rokuibacteriota bacterium genomic DNA includes:
- a CDS encoding LLM class flavin-dependent oxidoreductase, which produces MSTPRINVGVLLPTREAVMSGRPEAAPLLEMAERAEAAGYDSVWVGDSLLARPRFEPLTLLAATAARTRRVTLGTAVLLPALRHPLLLAHAVASVDRIAEGRLVLGVGIAPDTPGVRKEFEAAGVPFRERVGRLVETMALCRRLWAPEAAGGPVSFEGRYWKLAGAQILPAPARAGGPPIWMGGEVEGALRRAGRSADGWFPNSRAPQVYRDGWATVLREAGQSGRPASAIASALYTTINIGPDTKAAEAEMRSFIEGYYGAPYEVIAARWGHYAGSPEGCLEWLGAFREAGARHIVLRFASADQAAQMERATRFLLPRLRG
- a CDS encoding sugar ABC transporter permease — its product is MARLLESERLLATLLLTPTVLLLGVFIAYPSVGNAGQFVGLKNFAKAWDDSIFQTAFANTFFYTFWATIFKLALGMWVALLLNRVFRGMRLVRAAMLLPFIIPTVLSTFAWRWMFDPSFSVLNWTLYKSGLIVTKLPFLSDGTWALWCAIVINTWRGMPFFAITLLAGLQTINPDLHEAAALDGANGWKRFWHVTWPLLKPVTIVVVVFSIIQTFADFQLIYVLTGGGPANSTHLLATYAYQLGVATGLLGEGAAVSLFMFPVLFAVVCVQLWYVRRMEGA
- a CDS encoding MFS transporter, with the protein product MTNRWAILALITGAQTMANVGPLGIPAIAPLIRDSLGLSMTQAGSFLSAYYVGAALMSLPAGWMGDRWGVLFTMAGGQALIALGLFAVSGSGSFPVLIALMILAGAGYGMLNPTTAKAVMSWFPRRQRATVVGLKQVGLPFGGAVGALLMPPLALGLGWRPAVALSASLVALLAGLTWLGYRDPPRSELEAPVRQEGSLRAVLRNRDLWLVATATLVFAGMQTVWMAFLVLYLQEKVRVPLVTAARYLVMAQVTGMAGRVAFGLLSDRLLGGRRRIVLVIAGIGSTVCSFVMATTGPDTGGWLLAPLALCFGFFGIGWNGVQHTLMAELAGPRAAGTAVGLGLAISSLGVSVWPPLFGLLVERVGDFTVPWTALGLSMAFALCLLVPVREGRMGLA
- a CDS encoding class I SAM-dependent methyltransferase, with the protein product MGLYARHVLPRLIDLAMRSRDVMAEREKLVPGAEGTVLEVGVGSGLNFALYGPAVARLYGLDPSPELARMARRRLRHVRFPVDLITGSAEAIPLPDGSVDTAVSTWTLCSVPDPARVLAELRRVLRPGGHFIFIEHGRSPDPGVLAWQNRLDPVWQRLAGGCHLNRPMDTLIASGGFRITEIERGYNRGPRPFTYLYKGLGVRS
- a CDS encoding carbohydrate ABC transporter permease, with product MVIERRWKRWVFFRIPLAAFVVGTLFPFYWMLVTAIRPDHELYRSWRAVNNAPFWTLQPTLAHVQDLLARTTFLHWLWNTFFIACASTGISLFCGLLAGYALARLRFPMAGPLGTGIFVTYLVPPTLLFIPLADIIRNFQLGNTPWALILTYPTFLIPFCTWLLMGYFKTIPRELEECARIDGATRFGAMVRIVFPIALPGILSAGIFAFTLSWNEFIYALIFISSPERKTVPVGVVSELIRGDIYFWGQLMAGALLGSVPVALVYSFFVEHYVAGLTGSVKG
- a CDS encoding MFS transporter, with product MMPASSYRWVILGAAFLIIAMSIGTLFTLAVFLEPMERSLGWSRASIGAIGFFNWIVMGAGGFVAGYFSDRFGTRIVVLIGSGLLGAGLLLSSQVSAVWQFYLTFGLMVGGGVSAFYVPLTVTAVKWFGGSRGMAAAVVSAGNGLGILALSPLSRWLINEFEWRTAFVVLGDLAWLIVIPAALLLRTPPTPAEDDRGWGSAGAMSGPPQMVESQARHLVPSEGMAGAMSGPPQMVESQARHLVRGEGMAGTMSGRNLAVTPGMAALGVWRSWPFWAIALTHFACCAAHSGPLFHMVSHAIDLGIGKMAAAGILGASGFSSIFGRIGTGMVADRVGAKPTLLAALALQAVMISSFLLTSDLGAMYGLALVFGVAYGGAMPLYALVTREYFGERVMGTAYGAVFFISCIGMGIGSYAGGAIHDALGSYTWLFLGSFAIGSMAVALGVTLRPPARQPAGAMVAVDTH
- the kdsB gene encoding 3-deoxy-manno-octulosonate cytidylyltransferase; the encoded protein is MKVLGIIPARLHSTRLPRKVLREIAGLPMVVQVHRSARRSSLLSDLLVATDSEEVADACRAHGVPAVMTSPDHPSGTDRLWEVSRARAAEVYVNIQGDEPLVTPGHIERLVTPFLDDPDVQVTTLKIRATPEEVASRTANKVVTSARGDALYFSRLPIPCDREGRGGVTYWKHVGLYAYRRAALETFHALPPSSLEQAEKLEQLRLLEHGIPIRVVETDEETIGVDTEEDLRAAEARLAARVR
- a CDS encoding extracellular solute-binding protein, whose translation is METSRPEDKSSSQPQMARRTFIRTAGVAAAAAVGIEGILAARRAPAFAQGTKLHIVRWNDFIPEADVWLKKEGMPAASKALGAEVTIETIGFNDLQPRITAAVQSGSGADIFMLYYNWPHLYANALVDVSDVAGEVAKAQGGFYGVFEPSMRVGGKWLGMPHSIVGNTIAYRKSWFKEVGFSEFPKTWEELRKAAAALKKKGKPYGQTLGHTFGDAPTWAYPLMWSFGGAETDKSGKKVAVNSKGTLDSVKYMTALWKEGCDEGGLAWDDSNNNRAFHAGEICASLNGASIYIVAKRQKDKLKDEKGEPLYLDIDHGLFPLAGGAGQFPLYFSNGHGIMKYSKNQKLAKDLLRWIHKKENFEKWFEVCEGYSVAPTTDWEKHAMWGKIDKPLQMFRTAARNTRIFGYAGPATAKSTEVYSKYIIVDMYANAASGKMKPEQAVKWAETELKKIYEA